The Streptomyces liliiviolaceus sequence CCTTCCACTCGCACCAGGCGACCACCGACGCCACGGCGTGGCGGATGTTCGTCGGGGCGCGCCGCGCGCTGCGGCCGGGCGGGGAGCTGTGGGTGGTCGGCAATCGCCATCTGGGCTATCACGTGAAGCTGCGGCGTCTCTTCGGCAACAGCGAACTGGTCGCGAGCGACGCGAAGTTCGTGGTCCTGAAGGCCGTCAAGCAGGCGCCGCGGTAGCACCGGTCCCGCCGCGCAGGGCGCGCGGCGATGCGCCGAGTTCGCGTCGGCAGGCCTTGTTGAAGGCCTGCAGGTCGGGGATGCCGACCGACGCGGCGACCGCCGGGATGGACAGGGTCGAGGCCCGCAGCAGATGCCGGGCGCGGTCGAGCCTGCGGCGGCGGATGTACGCGACCACGGTGGCGCCGGTCGTGACGCGGAAGAGCCGGGTCAGGTGGTTGTGCGAGACACCCGCGGCGCGGGCCACCGTGGGCACGGTGAGCGGGGTGGCGAGACGGCCCTCGATGTACGCCATGGCGGCGGTGACGGCCGGATGCGGGCCGGGCCGTGCGGCGGCCGGGGCCAGCCGGGCGATACGCCACAGCACGGTCCAGATCTCGGCCCTGGTGCGCTCGGGCTCGTTCGGCGCGGAGGCCACCGCCTGGAGCAACAGCTCGGTGAGCAGGGGGAGTTCGGCTCCGGCGTCCTGCAGTACCGGCACGGTCCGCGGTTCTCCGGCGGCGGCGACGCGCAGGTGTGCGTACAGGTGTTCCGAGCGGCCCCGGTAGCGGTAGCGGACGGTCGCGCCCGGCGGGACGAGGCCGACCCGGCCGGGGCGGATGAGGTGCGGTGTGCCGTCGACGGTCAGCTCGGCCTCGTACTGGTACAGGTGCAGCTGCCACAGCTCGGGCAGCCGGAAGACGTCCGTGCGGCTCGCGACGCCGTGCACACCGACGCCCGCGTTGACCACGACGGGCGGCTCGCCCAGGTGGATGCTCGTCTCCAGCATGGTGAAAAAATACCAGCGGTGGTGAAACGGACCAACGCGCGCGGCGGGCCCGGCTCCGTACGGTCGGCGCATGACGCATCCCGAGCGTTCTCCGGAAGACCTCGAACACCGTCCCCTGCTGGACTCGGTCCGGATGGCCCGTTTCGTGGCCCACGGCTCGCTGCGCCTGGACGCGGCGGTCCCGGCCGGGCTGAACGCCGAGGCGATCGGCTTCCTCGCACGCGGCGTACCCGACGTGCCGTACGGCAGCGCCGTGGCGGACGCCTATCCCGAGGGCTCCTTCGTACGACGGTTGCTCGATGTCCCGGCGGTGGCCGGGGTGCTGCGCGGTCTCGTCGGGCCCGGCCCGCTCGTCGACCATCACGCGGTGCACGTGCGCGAGCCCCACGAGGGGTCGGCCCAGCCGCTGCACGGCGACGCGATCATCGACGTCCGCACGGACGCCTTCGACGTCCAGCTGATGTACTACCCGCAGGACGTGACCCTGGACATGGGCGGCACCCTGAGCGTGCCGGGCAGCCATCTGCGGCGTACGAACGAGTCGGACACCGGCCGCTACCAGAACCTGCTCGGCCAGTCACGGCTGGTCTGCCCGGCGGGCACCGTGGTGTTTCTGCACCACGGCCTCTGGCACGGCGGGCGGCGCAACGACAGCGACGGCATCCGGTACATGTTCAAGATCCGCTTCAACCCGGCGGTACGGCAGCGCCGGCTGTGGGACACCTCCGACCTAGCCGATCCCCGGGTGGCCGCGGAACTCTCGACGACGTTCCCCTGGTACGAGCCCGCCACCGGCCGTCTTGAGCTGTACAACCGTGTGCTGCTGTGGCGCTCGCTCACGGGCGACGCGTCCTTCGACCTGGAGCACTGGGTCACCCGTGTCTCCAACCGCCCCGAGGAGGACGCCGTATGAGCGTCCGTCAGCAGGTGCTGGTCCTCTATCTGGGCACGTCGGCGCTGGACTCCCCGGTGGTCGGCTGGTCGGTGTACGACGGTACGGGCCGCACGTCGCCCACCACCGGGGACGGTGACGTGCCGCCGTACGCGTCGGGCGTGGAGGCGCTGCGGGACGGCTGGCGGCTGTTCCAGGCGGCCCAGTTGATCCCGCCGTACCCGGGCGGCGAGTACGACGTGTCCTTCCTCAAGCACGAGTTCTTCTTCGAGAAGCTCGTCGACCTGCCGCCGGACGGGCCGACGGGCGGGTGAGGCCCCCGGCCGGTCCGGCGGACGGGTCCGCGGGCGGTTGAGGAGGTCAGCGGGCGTCGAGGACGCCGATGATCCGGGTCACCGCCTCCGCCATGGCCTCACGTGCCACCAGCAGGTATTTGCGTGAGTCCACCGCCTCGGGGTGCTCGGTCAGGAACCGTCTGATCGCGTCCGTCATCGCGATGTTCAGGGCGGTGCCGACGTTCACCTTGGCGATGCCGCCGGTGACGGCCGCCCTCAGCTCGGCGTCCGGGACACCGGACGAGCCGTGCAGGACGAGCGGTACGTCGAGGGCGGCGGTGAGTCGCTTGAGGAGGTCGTGGTCGAGGGCGGCGGTGCGGGTGGTCATGGCGTGCGTGCTGCCGACGGCCACGGCCAGGGCGTCCACACCCGCGTCGGCGACGAAGGAGCGGGCCTCGGCCGGGTCCGTACGGGCCCCCGCCGCGTGGGCGTCCAAGGCGGGCTGCCCCGCCTTGCCGCCGACCTCGCCCAACTCGGCCTCGATCCACAGACCTTGGGCATGTGCCCAGTCCGCGGCGGCCCGGGTCGCGGCGAGGTTCTCGGCATAGGGCAGATGGGCGGCGTCGTACATGACGGAACCGAAACCGGCGTCCGCCGCCTGCCGGAGCAGTTCACCGCTCTGCACATGGTCGAGGTGCAACGCGACGGGCACGGCGGCCTGTTCGGCCGTGGCGACCGCGGCGCGGGCCAGCGGGAGCAGCCGCCCGTGGCGGAACTTCACCGCGTTCTCGCTGACTTGGAGGATGACGGGGGCGTTCGCCGCCTCGGCGCCCGCGACGACGGCCTCGACGTGTTCCAGGGTGATGACGTTGAACGCGGCGACGGCGGTCCGGGCGGCGGCCGCCCGGGAGACCAGCTCACCGGCTGCTACGAGGGGCATGGACCGTCCTTCAGGGTGCGGCGGGTGTGGTGGCGGATCAGCCGAGGACGACCGAGCGCGTGAGGTGGCGGGGCTCGTCGGGGTCGAGCCCCCGGGCGGCGGCGACGGCCACGGCGAGGCGCTGGGCGCGGACGAGTTCGGCGAGCGGGTCGAGGCCGCCCGCCACCCACAACGCCCCGGTGTCGCGGACCTGTTGGGCCAGCCCGTCGGGCGCCTCGCCCAGCATCCAGGTCGCGGTGCCGGCGGTGGTGACGCTGATCGGGCCGTGCCGGTACTCCATCGCCGGGTAGGCCTCGGTCCACGCCAGGGACGCTTCGCGCATCTTGAGCCCGGCCTCGTTCGCGAGCCCGACGCTCCAGCCTCGCCCCAGGAACGTGAACTGGGTGCAGTCGACGAGCCCTTCGGGCAGCGGCTCGGCCAGCGCGGTGCGGGCGTCGGCGACCACGGCGTCGGTGTGCAGGCCGAGGTGGGCGCGCAGCAGGGTGAGCGCGGTGGTCGCGAACCGCGTCTGCACGACCGACTTCTCGTCGGCGTATTCGAGGACGACGACGTCATCGGCCGCTTCCATCACGGGAGTTCGCGGATCGGCGGTGATCGCCACCGTGCGGGTGCTCCCCTTGAGCCGGCCGAGCAGGTCGAGCACCTCCGTGGTGGTGCCGGAGCGGGTCAGCGCGACCACCCGGTCGTACGGGCGGCCGTACGGGAACTCGGACGCGGCGAAGGCGTCGGTCTCGCCCTGCCCGGCCTGCTCGCGCAGGGCGGCGACGGCCTGCGCCATGAACCACGAGGTGCCGCAGCCGACCAGCGCGACGCGCTCACCCGGCGCGGGCAGCACGGCCGCGTGCTCCGCGGCCTCCCCGGCGGCCCGCGCCCAGCACTCGGGCTGGGACTTCAGTTCGTTCTCGACATGGCTCACGCCGCGGCCTCCCGATGGATGAAATGCTTGTTCGTGCAAGATATAGCGAGCTTTCGAGCACAATCAAGCATTCCACGGTGAACGATGTGCGTTAAAGTCGCCGCACGATCGGAGAACGGTCGTGAACGGTCCCTGTCACGACCCCTGTGACGATCCCTGTGACGGCCCCTGTGACGGTCGATGGACATCGATGGACGGAGAGTGCGGATGTCGCGCGACGCCCGCTGGCAGGCACTGCTGGAACTGCTCGTCGAGCGCGGCCGGCTCGACGTCGAGGAGGCGGCGGCCGACCTGGCGGTGTCGGCCGCGACGATCCGGCGCGACTTCGACCAGCTCGCGGAACAGCAGATGCTCGTACGCACCCGGGGCGGCGCGGTCGTGCACGGGGTGTCGTACGAGCTGCCCCTGCGCTACAAGACCGCCCGCCGCGCCTCGGAGAAGCAGCGCATCGCGAAGGCCGTGGCGGATCTCGTGGCCCCCGGCGAGGTGGTGGGCCTGACAGGCGGCACGACCACCACGGAGGTGGCCCGCGCCCTGGCCGTGCACGGCGACCTCGCCACCGGCTCCCCGGCCCTGACCGTCGTCACGAACGCCCTCAACATCGCCGGCGAACTGGTCGTACGCCCCCAGTTCAAGATCGTGCTGACCGGTGGCGTCGCCCGGCCGCAGTCGTACGAGCTGGTCGGGCCGCTCGCCGACGGTGTGCTGGGTCAGATCTCCCTCGACGTGGCCGTGCTCGGCGTGGTCGCCTTCGACGCCACCCATGGCGCCGCGGCGACCGACGAGGCGGAGGCCGCGATCAACCGCCTGCTGTGCGAGCGCGCCGACCGGGTGATCGTCGCCGCCGACTCCAGCAAGCTGGGCCAGCGGGCCTTCGCCCGCATCTGCCCGGCAGGCTCGGTGGACACGCTGGTCACGGACGCGGCGGCGGACGAGGAGACGGTGGAGCGCTTCGAGGAGGCGGGCGTCGGGGTCGTCAGGGTGTGAGAGCCCGAGGAGGATGGCGTCACCGGACGGCGGAACGATGAACTCGGCACGAGGGGGCGGACACCGGCCATGGACGACAACGAACACCGGGGACCCTGGCTACGGCACAGCCGGACGCGGGTGCACGCCGCCCCGCATCTGACCGCGTACCGGGACGAGGTCACGCTGCCGGACGGACGAGCGGGGCACTACGACTGGGTGGACGTGGCGGACCAGGTGCGGGTGGCCGCGCTGGTGGACGGATGCCTCCTGGTCGTCGAGCAGTACCACTACCTAAGCGGGCCCATGTGGCAGCTTCCGGGCGGGTCCGTGGAGCCCGGCGACGAGGACAGCGGCACGGCCGCCCGCCGTGAACTCGCCGAGGAGACCGGCTACTTCGGCGGCGACTGGTCGAAACGGGGTGCGCCGCAGCCCCTGCCAGCCCTGACACCCGCCCGGGTCCATCTGTGGCGGGCGACCGGACTCACGCCGGGGGCGCCCGCCCCGGATCCCTTCGAGACGGACCTGAAGATCCGTCATGTTTCTTTGACGGCGGCCCTGTCGGCGGTCCGGGACGGCAGGATCGACTGCGCGGCGAGTGCCGCGCTCGTGCTGGCCGTGGCTCTGGAGGACGACACCGCACACCGATAGGCCGGACGGGGCGGGACGTGTCCTGCACCGACTTTCTCCACGTGTGGCGGTCGCGATCGTCATCGGTGCCGTCACGCACGACACCGCCAAGTGGTTTCAGGCCCGCGCCTCGTCACCTGGCCGTCGGACCCCCTGCCCGTGTCCGCGGAAGCGGTAGCGGCGCTCGGGGCGGCCGGCCGCTCCGTAGCGCAGGGTCACCTCGGCGTTGCCGATGGAGTGGAAGTGCTCCAGATAGCGGCGGGCGCTGACGCGGGAGATGCCGGCCCGGGTCGCGCACTCGGCGGCGGACAGGGTGTCCTGCGCGGTTCTCAGGGTGCGTTCGATCAGCGCGGCCGTCTCCACGCTCAGGCCCTTGGGCAGGGTGGCGGGCGCGGATGCGGATGCGGGTGCGGTCGCTCCGGCCAGCACCCGGTCGACATCGGCCTGGCCGTGCACGACGGTGGCGAGCACCCGGCCGCGCTGGAGCGCGTACCGCTCAAGCCGGGCCCGCAGGTCCTCGAACTCGAACGGTTTGAGCAGGTAGTCGACCACGCCGTGCCGGACAGCGCCACGGACCGCGTCGGTCTCCCGTGCCGCGCTGATGACCATGACGTCGCAGTCGTGTCCCGCGGTACGCAGCCGGGGGATCACGTCGAGCCCGAAGACGTCCGGCAGATACAGGTCGAGCAGGACGAGGTCGGGGTGCAGTTCGTCGACCGCGCGGGCGGCCTGTTCGCCAGTGCTGGCGACGCCCACGACCCGGAACGGCTCGACACGGTCGACGAAGGCGCGGTGGACCCGGGCCACCATGAAGTCGTCGTCGACCACGAGGACGTCGATCGAGTCGGATCCATCGGATCCGTCAGATACGTCGGATCCGCCGGCTCTCTCGGCCGTGCCGGACGCGTCGGCCGCGTCGGCTGTGCCGGACGCGTCTGTCGTGCCGGACGCGTCCGCCGTCGCGGTCGTGTCCGTCGTCGCGGTCGTGTCTGCCCCACCGGGCGCCCCGTTCATCGTGTCGCTCCTTCCGCCACCGCGTCGGTGAGGTGGCTGACGGTCATGCGTGCGGTGAACATCGCCCCGTCGGGGGTGTTGGTCACCGAGATCTCTCCACCGTGACGCTCGCAGACCAGCCGGGTGAGCGCCAGGCCGATCCCGCGTTCGCCCTCCTGGGCGGCCTTGGTGGTGAAGCCGTGCGAGAAGACCTCCCGGGCGAGTTCGGGAGCGACGCCGGGACCCGAGTCGCGGACCACGATCTCCACGCTGGAGGCATCCTGCCGCAGTTCGACCTCGACCCAGGCCTCGTGGCCGTCGGGCCCCTCACGACCGTGGGGTCCCTCACGGCCATGGGGGTCACGGCCATGGGGATCACGGCCCGCCGCCGCGACGGACGCGGCGTCCACGGCGTTGTCGACGAGGTTGCCGACCACCGTCGCCACGTCGGCGGCGTCCTCCGGGGTGAGCCGGTCGAGGGCGGTCGCGTCCGAGATGCGCAGGCTGACCTTCCGTTCGGCGGCCAGGGAGGACTTCGCCATCAGCAGGGCGGCGACCGCGGTGTCGCGGACACGGCGGCTGAGGGTGACGTCCAGCGACTGGCGGCGCTGATTCAACCCCCTTATATAGCGCACGACTTCGTCCTGTTCACCGATCTGGATCAGCCCCGAGATGGTGTGCAGCTGGTTGGCGAACTCATGGGCCTGCGCGCGCAGCAGCTCCGAGGAGCTGCGGAAGGATCCGATCTCCCTCTCCAGCCGCGCCAGTTCGGTACGGTCCCGCAGCGTGGTGACCGAGCCGAGCGGGCGGCCGTCCTTGGTGACGGTCATCCGGTTCATCACCAGCACCCTGCCGTGCAGGACGACGACCTCGTCGCGTTCCCCACCATCGTCCCCACCATCGTCACCGTCGCCGCGGTCGCCGCGGTCGCCGAGCCCGCTCCCCGGGCCCGCCGCGCCCTCCCGGTCCCCCGCCAGGACGTCCCGCAGTCGTCCCTCGATGCCGAGTTCGGTGAGGCTGCGGCCCACGCAGTCCGCGGGAAGGGCGAGCAGGCGCCGCGCCATGTCGTTGGCGAGCGTGAGCCGGTGCTGCGGGTCCAGGGCGATCACGCCCTCGGCGATCCCGTACAGCATCGCCTCCCGGTGCTCGGCGAGGCCGGCGATCTCGCGGGGTTCGAGGCCGAGCGTCTGCCGTTTGACGCGCCGGGCCAGCAGCCAGGAGCCGATCAGGCCGAGCCCGCTGGCGATGCCCAGATAGGCGAAGAGGTACGAGGACGCCCCGCTGAGGCGCTGCCACACCGTCGGGTCCGCCTCGCCGATCATCACCGTACCCAGCGGCTGTCCGAGGTTCTCCTGCGTCGCGCCGAGGACCGGCACCTGGGCCACGAGTTCGTGGCTGCCGTCCAGCGTCATCGGTCCGGACCAGCCGCGCCCCTCGGAGACCCCCTCGCCGAGGGGGAGCCGGCCGCCGACCGCCGTGGGATCGGTGGAGCTGACGATCCGGCCTTCGGCGTCGGCGACCGTCACCGAGGTGACCCCGGACTGGGTCTGTGTGGAGTTCACCAGCGGGGCGAGGGCCTGCTGCGGCGCGGGCTGCATCAGCTGGCTGCGGGTCAGGGGGTTCGCGGCCAGCTGCTCGGCGAGGGCCATGACCCGGCGGCCCTCGACGCGGGTGAAGGTCAGCTCCGACTGTCTGAGGGAGAGTGCCGCGACGGCCACCAGCACCACCACGACGATGCCGAGCTGCAGCACCAGCATCTCGCCCGCGAGGGTCTGGCGACGGAAGGCGGCGACCACGACGGACTCAATCTCTCGTGCTGAACGGCGCTGACACGGCACTGACACGGCACTGAACGGCTCGGCTCGGCTCGGCTGCCGGGTCGCACCATCATGGCGTCCGCCGACGGCCGGGAAAAGGGAGAGGACCGGGGCTGACACAAAGACCACAACCTCCGTTGGTTCCGCAAGAGAGACAGACTCCCGGCGCACGGGCAGGATGTGGCCCACGTCACCCTCCCCCCCCATTCCAGGGCGTCCCCGTATCCCCCCGGCTCCAGTACGGGGACGCCCCTCCCCCGCATCTCATGTACAGGTGGTGGAATCCGTGCGCCTGAGCACTCCCCTCGCCCTGTTCGGGGCCGCCGTGCTCGTGCTCGTGGGACCTCCGCTGCTCACCACGGGCAGTGGTGCCGAGACCGGCACCCAGATTCCCGGTCTGCGCTTCATGGTCCCCAACACGCCCGGCGGCGGCTACGACATCACCGCCCGTACGGCGGCGAAGAACGCCGAGGACGCCGAACTCACCCACAACATCGAGGTGTTCAACCTGCCGGGCGCCGGTGGCACCGTCGGGCTGAGCCGGCTGGTGAGCGAGCACGGCAACGGCAAGCTCGCCATGTCGATGGGTCTCGGTGTGGTGGGCGCGGTGCGCTCCAACGACGCGCCCAAGACCCTCGCAGACACCACCCCGATCGCCCGGCTCACCGAGGAGCAGGACGTCGTCGTGGTCTCCAAGGACTCCCCGTACGAGTCGGTCGAGCAGCTGGTGGGCGCCTGGAAGGCGAATCCCGGCAAGCTGCCCGTGGGCGGCGGTTCCTCGCCCGGCGGGCCCGACCATCTCGCGCCGATGCTGATGGCGAAGGCCGCGGGGATCGCCCCGAAGGACGTCAACTACATCCCCTTCGACGGCGGCGGCGAGCTGCTCGCGTCGATCCTCGGCAACAAGGTCGCCTTCGGGGTGTCCGGCGTCGGCGAGTACCTCGACCAGATCAAGGCAGGCGAGCTGCGGGTGCTCGCGGTCACCGGACCCGAGCGGGTCGACGAGCTGGACGCGCCCACCCTGAAGGAGTCCGGCTACGACGTGGACTTCACCAACTGGCGCGGCATCGTGGCCCCGCCGGGCCTGTCCGACGCCGAACGCGACAAGCTCGTACGCCTCGTCCAGGAGCTGCACGACTCACCCGAGTGGCAGAAGTCCCTGGAGACCAACGGCTGGGACGACGCCTTCCTGACCGGTGCGAAGTTCGGCGACTTCCTGGACGCCCAGGACAAGCGCGTGGTGTCCGTGCTGAAGGAGCTGGGACTGTGACGACGCAGACCACCGACGTCCCCGGGACGCCGCCCACCCCGCCGACACCCCCGACGTCCTCGGACACGCGCCGCGCCTGGCTGCGGGAGCACTCCGAACTCGGCGTCTGCGTCCTGCTGCTGGCGCTGGGCGTGCTCGTGCTGACCGACGCGCTCACGATGGACGTCGACATCACCCAGCGCGGCCCCGTCGGACCGAAGACCGTCCCGATCGTGGTCGGCGTCGGGCTGCTCGTGATCGCCGCGCTGCTCGCCGTCGACGTCCTGCGCGGCGGCCACGGCGAGGCGGAGGGCGGCGAGGACGTCGACCTGTCCGAACCGGCCGACTGGCGTACGGTGCTGCTGCTCGCCGGGGTGTTCCTCGGCTCGGCCGTCCTCATCGAACCGCTGGGCTTCCCCGTCGCGGGCGCCCTCCTCTTCTGGGGCGCCGCCTTCGCGCTGGGCAGCCGCCGGCTCGACAAGGACCCGCTGATCGCGGCTGTCCTCTCCCTGATCACGTACGCCGTCTTCAACAATCTGCTCGGGGTACCGCTGCCGGGCGGCCCGCTGATGGGAGTGCTGTGACATGGACGCCCTCAACTCCCTGATGGACGGCTTCGGTACGGCCCTCACACCGGTCAATCTGCTGTGGGCCGCCCTCGGTGTGCTGCTCGGCACCGCCATCGGTGTGCTGCCCGGCATCGGGCCCGCGATGGCCGTGGCCCTGCTGCTGCCGGTGACGTACGGACTCGAACCGATCGGCGCGTTCATCATGTTCGCGGGGATCTACTACGGGGCGATGTTCGGCGGTTCGACCACCTCGATCCTGCTCAACACGCCCGGTGAGAGCGCCGCCGTGGTCGCGGCCATGGAGGGCAACCCGATGGCGAAGGCGGGGCGGGGCGCGCAGGCGCTCGCGGCCGCCGCCATCGGCCACTTCGCGGGCGGCCTGATCGGTACGCTCCTGCTGGTCGCGCTCGCCCCGACGGTCGCGGACCTGGCGGTGGACATCGGCGCGCCGGACTACTTCGCCATCATGGTCCTGGCGTTCATCGCGGTGACGTCGGTGCTGGGCTCGTCCCGGATCAGAGGGCTCGCGTCCCTGCTCATCGGCCTGACCCTGGGCCTGGTGGGCCTGGACCAGATGACCGGCCAGCAGCGCCTCACGTTCGGGTCGCTGCAACTGGCTGACGGCATCGACGTGGTGATCGTGGCGGTCGGCCTGTTCGCGATCGGCGAGGCCCTGTGGGTGGCGGCTCATCTGCGGCGCAGCACGGGCAAGCCGATCCCGGTGGGCCGGCCCTGGCTGGGCCGCGACGACGTGCGACGGACCTGGAAGTCGTGGCTGCGCGGACCGCTGATCGGCTTCCCCTTCGGGGCGATCCCGGCGGGCGGCGCGGAGATCCCCACGTTCCTGTCGTACGCCACGGAGAAGCGGCTGTCGAAGCACAAGGACGACTGGGGCAAGGGCGCGATCGAGGGGGTGGCTGGGCCGGAGTCGGCGGCGTCGGCCTCCGCGGCGGGCACGCTGGTGTCCATGCTGACGCTCGGCCTGCCGACGACGGCGGTCGCGGCCGTGATGCTGGCGGCGTTCCAGCAGTACGGCATCCAGCCGGGCCCGCTCCTCTTCGAGCGCGAGCCGGACCTGGTGTGGGGCCTGATCGCCTCCCTCTTCGTCGGCATGGTCCTGCTGCTCGCCCTCAACCTCCCGCTGGCCCCGGTCTGGGCGAAACTGCTGCGCATCCCGCGCCCGTACCTGTACGCGGGAATCCTGTTCTTCGCGGCGGTCGGCGCGTACGCGGTCGGCGGCGAGGTCATCGACCTGGTGATCCTGCTGATCATCGGCCTGATCGGTTTCGGCATGCGGCGGTACGGTCTGCCGGTGCTGCCCGCCGTCATCGGCGTCATCCTCGGTCCCAACGCCGAGCAACAGCTCAGACGCGCCCTGCAGATCAGCGACGGCAGCGTGTCGGGGCTGGTCAACACGCCGTTCGCGGTGACCGTGTACGCCGTGACGGCCCTGCTGCTGATCTGGCCCCTGCTGCGGAAACTCGCGGCCCGCGTCCGCGCGAGGCCTGAACCGGCCGCAAAGTAGTTGCCTTTTCTATGGCCATTGTCCGCTTTTACTATGTTTCATGCCTTCTGTCGCGGTGACCCGGACAGCACACCGGACCCAGAAGGAGGGTGCTGAAGGATGATCACCCAGGAGCAGATACCGGCAGTACTGGAACATCCCGTGTACGACGCCGAGGGCAGCAAGATCGGGGACGCCAGCCACGTCTTCTTCGACGATGCGACCGGCCGTCCGGAATGGGTCAGCATCAAGACCGGCTTCTTCGGCACCAGCGAGTCGTTCGTGCCGATCCGGGAAGCGGTCATGGTCGAGGACCACCTTGAGGTGCCCTACGCCAAGGGCATGGTCAAGGACGCACCCAACGTCGACGTCGACAGCGGCGGCCACCTGTCCGAGTCGGAGGAGGTCCGGCTGTACGAGCACTACGGCATCGCCTGGGACGACGCGTGGCAGCAGGCGAACCAGCCCGGCGGAGGCGGCTGGGCCCACTCCGGCACGGCCGGCATGGCCGGGACGACCGGGACGGCCGCGGCCGCCGGCACCGCGGAGAGGGACATGGCCGCGCCCGAGGACGTGGCGATGACCCGGTCCGAGGAGCACATGCACGTCGGCGCCGAACGCTACGAGACGGGGCGGGCGCGACTGCGCAAGTACGTGGTGACGGAGGAGGTCACGCAGACGGTGCCCCTGCGTCACGAGGAGGTACGCGTCGTGCGCGAGCCGATCACGGACGCGAACGTGGGCGACGCCATGTCGGGTGCGGAGATCTCCGAGGCCGAGCACGAGGTCACGCTGCACGCCGAACGTCCGATCGTGGAGACCGAGACGGTTCCGGTGGAGCGGGTGCGGCTGAGCACCGAGGAGGTCACCGAGGAGGAGACCGTCACGGGTCAGGTCCGCAAGGAACGGATCACCGCCGACGGCATCGAGGACGACGGCGAGGGCCGCCCGCGCCGGTAGTGCGCACGCACCGCGCCGAAGGTCCGCACACGCACACCGCACACCGCCCTCCCGGCCATGGGC is a genomic window containing:
- a CDS encoding tripartite tricarboxylate transporter TctB family protein, which gives rise to MTTQTTDVPGTPPTPPTPPTSSDTRRAWLREHSELGVCVLLLALGVLVLTDALTMDVDITQRGPVGPKTVPIVVGVGLLVIAALLAVDVLRGGHGEAEGGEDVDLSEPADWRTVLLLAGVFLGSAVLIEPLGFPVAGALLFWGAAFALGSRRLDKDPLIAAVLSLITYAVFNNLLGVPLPGGPLMGVL
- a CDS encoding tripartite tricarboxylate transporter permease produces the protein MDALNSLMDGFGTALTPVNLLWAALGVLLGTAIGVLPGIGPAMAVALLLPVTYGLEPIGAFIMFAGIYYGAMFGGSTTSILLNTPGESAAVVAAMEGNPMAKAGRGAQALAAAAIGHFAGGLIGTLLLVALAPTVADLAVDIGAPDYFAIMVLAFIAVTSVLGSSRIRGLASLLIGLTLGLVGLDQMTGQQRLTFGSLQLADGIDVVIVAVGLFAIGEALWVAAHLRRSTGKPIPVGRPWLGRDDVRRTWKSWLRGPLIGFPFGAIPAGGAEIPTFLSYATEKRLSKHKDDWGKGAIEGVAGPESAASASAAGTLVSMLTLGLPTTAVAAVMLAAFQQYGIQPGPLLFEREPDLVWGLIASLFVGMVLLLALNLPLAPVWAKLLRIPRPYLYAGILFFAAVGAYAVGGEVIDLVILLIIGLIGFGMRRYGLPVLPAVIGVILGPNAEQQLRRALQISDGSVSGLVNTPFAVTVYAVTALLLIWPLLRKLAARVRARPEPAAK
- a CDS encoding PRC and DUF2382 domain-containing protein, with amino-acid sequence MITQEQIPAVLEHPVYDAEGSKIGDASHVFFDDATGRPEWVSIKTGFFGTSESFVPIREAVMVEDHLEVPYAKGMVKDAPNVDVDSGGHLSESEEVRLYEHYGIAWDDAWQQANQPGGGGWAHSGTAGMAGTTGTAAAAGTAERDMAAPEDVAMTRSEEHMHVGAERYETGRARLRKYVVTEEVTQTVPLRHEEVRVVREPITDANVGDAMSGAEISEAEHEVTLHAERPIVETETVPVERVRLSTEEVTEEETVTGQVRKERITADGIEDDGEGRPRR